A genomic window from Micromonospora sp. WMMA1947 includes:
- a CDS encoding DUF6326 family protein — MTRTDRPAGALQEARIPVQAKRAAAWASFMFLYIYVDYLALYKPGFINDILAGTVHEFDTGPTFVALALTLMAVPILMILLSTTLPVRVNRATNLVVATLYIPVTVYNADGESWSYLYFYGFSIGLELLLLAYILRAAWTWPRAVRARRDLAQAPV, encoded by the coding sequence ATGACCAGAACCGACAGACCAGCCGGTGCGCTCCAGGAGGCGCGCATCCCGGTCCAGGCGAAGCGTGCCGCGGCCTGGGCCAGCTTCATGTTCCTCTACATCTACGTCGACTACCTCGCCCTGTACAAGCCCGGCTTCATCAACGACATCCTGGCCGGCACCGTGCACGAGTTCGACACCGGCCCGACCTTCGTCGCCCTCGCGCTCACACTCATGGCCGTCCCGATCCTCATGATCCTGCTCTCCACGACACTCCCCGTCCGCGTCAACCGCGCCACCAACCTCGTCGTGGCAACGCTCTACATCCCCGTCACGGTGTACAACGCGGACGGCGAGTCCTGGAGCTACCTCTACTTCTACGGCTTCTCCATCGGGCTCGAGCTGCTGCTCCTGGCCTACATCCTGCGCGCCGCATGGACCTGGCCCCGGGCCGTTCGAGCCCGCCGAGACCTCGCCCAGGCCCCGGTGTGA